A DNA window from Budorcas taxicolor isolate Tak-1 chromosome 14, Takin1.1, whole genome shotgun sequence contains the following coding sequences:
- the HNF4G gene encoding hepatocyte nuclear factor 4-gamma, with amino-acid sequence MCVSKSMMRVSEPILDMEMANYSEVLDPTYTTLEFDSMQILYNSNDSSVPETTSMNTTDNGVNCLCAICGDRATGKHYGASSCDGCKGFFRRSIRKSHVYSCRFSRQCVVDKDKRNQCRYCRLRKCFRAGMKKEAVQNERDRISTRRSTFDGSNIPSINTLAQAEVRSRQISVSSPGASADINVKKIASIGDVCESMKQQLLVLVEWAKYIPAFCELPLDDQVALLRAHAGEHLLLGATKRSMMYKDILLLGNNYVIHRNSCEVEISRVANRVLDELVRPFQEIQIDDNEYACLKAIVFFDPDAKGLSDPVKIKNMRFQVQLSLEDYINDRQYDSRGRFGELLLLLPTLQSITWQMIEQIQFVKLFGMVKIDNLLQEMLLGGASTEANHLHHPMHPHLSQDPLTGQTILLGSMSTLMHTDQISTPETPLPSPPQGSGQEPYKIAANQASVISHQSLSKQKQL; translated from the exons ATGTGTGTTTCTAAATCAATGATGAGGGTATCGGAACCGATACTGGACATGGAGATGGCAAATTACAGTGAAGTCTTGGACCCAACTTACACAACTTTGGAGTTTGACAGTATGCAGATTCTATATAATTCAAATG ATAGTTCTGTCCCAGAGACAACAAGTATGAATACCACAGACAACGGTGTCAACTGTCTGTGTGCCATATGTGGGGACAGAGCAACAGGAAAGCACTATGGCGCCTCCAGCTGTGATGGGTGCAAGGGTTTCTTCAGACGCAGCATCCGCAAGAGTCACGTTTATTCCTGCAG GTTCAGTCGGCAATGTGTTGTTGACAAAGACAAAAGGAATCAATGTAGATACTGTCGATTAAGAAAATGCTTTAGAGCAGGAATGAAAAAAGAAG CTGTACAAAATGAACGTGATAGAATAAGCACCAGAAGAAGCACATTTGATGGCAGCAACATCCCCTCCATCAACACACTGGCACAAGCAGAAGTTCGGTCTCGCCAG ATTTCAGTCTCAAGCCCTGGTGCGAGTGCTGAcataaatgttaagaaaattgCCAGTATTGGTGATGTCTGTGAATCCATGAAACAGCAGCTCCTAGTCTTGGTGGAATGGGCTAAATATATTCCTGCCTTTTGTGAGTTACCACTGGACGATCAG GTGGCACTGTTGAGAGCTCATGCAGGGGAACATTTACTACTTGGAGCTACAAAGAGATCCATGATGTATAAAGATATTTTGCTTTtgg ggaACAACTATGTTATTCACCGCAACAGCTGTGAAGTCGAGATTAGCCGTGTGGCCAACCGGGTTCTAGATGAGCTGGTCCGACCATTTCAAGAAATTCAGATTGATGATAATGAATATGCTTGTTTGAAGGCAATTGTCTTTTTTGATCCAG ATGCAAAAGGGCTAAGTGACCCAGTGAAGATTAAGAACATGCGGTTCCAAGTGCAGTTGAGTTTGGAGGACTACATCAACGACCGGCAGTATGACTCCCGGGGCAGATTTGGGGAgctgcttctgctcctgcccACACTGCAGAGCATCACGTGGCAAATGATTGAGCAAATACAATTTGTTAAACTTTTTGGAATGGTTAAAATTGACAACTTACTTCAGGAGATGTTACTGGGTG GTGCTTCCACTGAGGCTAACCATCTCCATCATCCAATGCACCCACATTTGTCTCAAGATCCATTAACTGGACAGACTATACTTTTGGGTTCAATGTCAACACTCATGCATACAGACCAGATCT caACTCCTGAAaccccacttccttccccacctcAAGGCTCTGGACAAGAACCATACAAAATAGCTGCAAATCAAGCTTCAGTCATTTCACACCAGTCTCTTTCCAAACAAAAGCAATTGTGA